A window from Betta splendens chromosome 1, fBetSpl5.4, whole genome shotgun sequence encodes these proteins:
- the LOC129603954 gene encoding basic proline-rich protein-like: MVFSCSRLPEDLRWCFGELARNYAEAPSLKARLRVIKKAIAILEEEFWWLDYPEVQTLFERLQAVRRDLARALRAAPAGVSSAVPAAPESAPVVAQSSPAHVPVIVQSSQAHVPVAAQSNQAHVPVTTQSSQAHVPVTTQSSQAHVPVTTQSSQAHVPVTTQSSQAHVPVADQSSQAHVPVAAPSRQAHVPVVVQSSQAHVPVAAQSSQARSPPDPVRTVVPASASALAVEKPTASRRRSRRRRRQPVSPVQAPEDSVTEIRLPPSPAEGTLAPSYDMPISIAGIPDSIFLRIRAQCPPPVLFLFAHWLNSAEAETDPVSKERHFREAALLIARKPALREALGFIEPPSEPAPVPASEPALVPASEPAPVPASEPAPVPASEPAPVPASEPAPVPASGPASLAPASPASLAAATPALASPQSCQAPASAQPAAAQASAQPAAAQASAQPAAAQASAQPAAAQASAQPAAAQASAQPAAAQASAQPAAAQAPAQPAAAQAPAQPAAAQAPAQPAAAQAPAQPAAAQAPAPPAAAQAPAPPAAAQAPAQLRQAQAPAQLRQAQAPAQLRQAQAPAPAQVQASAPPRQAQAPSLRQLADTPGQSHQALVPVPVGHIEAAPVPVGHIEAAPVPVGHIEAVLAPVPVGSSEEDAVLVPVGQVEVVLVPVPVGSSEEDAVLVPVGQVEVVLVPVPVGSSEEDAVLVPVGQVEVVLVPVPVGSSEEDAVLVPATVGPSEVAAPYDPQEGVVPAAASVAAPADLPEEVGPAPSPADLPEEVVGPLLVHVFFEPMCAGAAPGGPVPGTLASAPGGPAPDTLASAPGGPAPDTLASAPGGPAPDTLASAPGGPAPDTLASAPGGPAPDTLASAPGGPAPDTLASAPGGPAPDTFASAPGGPVPDTFASAPGGPVPDTFASAPGGPVPATSVSAPGGPVPATSASVPGGPAPAPSPRLSSPLVPASSPRLSSPLVPASSPRLSSPLVPASSPRLSSPLVPASSPRLSSPLVPASSPRPSSPLVPASSPRLPLVPALSPRLSSLLFPASRQLSPRLPDGGPGPWRILWQGWRCLLRRRPPRLAGSGGDHLPGGRCFRLRRWRGLWHCRPPRLLSPLEHPRSGEHRRMRLATGGSMFRRRPPRTLALSPGIRCAVSAWRLHGRDSPRHHPP, from the exons atggtgttttcctgctcgaggctgccggaggacctccgctggtgcttcggggagctcgcaaggaattacgcggaagcccccagtctgaaggcgcggctccgcgtaataaaaaaggcgatcgctatcctggaggaggaattttggtggcttgactacccggaagtgcagacgctttttgagaggctccaggcagtacggagggatttggcacgcgctctgcgcgcggcgcccgccggcgtctcatcagctgttcctgctgcaccggaaagcgctcccgtcgtcgctcagtcaagcccagctcacgttcctgtcatcgttcagtcaagccaagctcacgttcctgtcgctgctcagtcgaaccaagctcacgttcctgtcactactcagtcaagccaagctcacgttccggTCACtactcagtcaagccaagctcacgttccggTCACtactcagtcaagccaagctcacgttccggTCACtactcagtcaagccaagctcacgttcctgtcgctgatcagtcaagccaagctcacgttcctgtcgctgctccgtcGAGGcaagctcacgttcccgtcgtcgtccagtccagccaagctcacgttcctgtcgcggctcagtcgagtcaagctcgcTCCCCTCCAGATCCAGTCCGTACCGTGGTcccagcctctgcttcagccctggcagttgagaagcccacagctagtcgtcggaggtccagacggcgtcgacgacagccggtttcccctgtccaggctccagaagactcggtcacggaaatcagactgcctccttcgccagcagagggcactctcgccccatcatacgacatgcccatctccatcgcaggcatcccagacagtatcttcctgcggatccgtgcccaatgcccccctccggtcctgttcctgtttgcacactggctgaactccgctgaggcagagaccgacccggtaagcaaggagcgtcacttccgtgaagccgccctgctcatcgcccggaagcctgcgctgcgcgaggccctgggtttcattgaacccccgtcagagcctgcacccgttcctgcatcagagcctgcactcgttcctgcatcagagcctgcacccgttcctgcatcagagcctgcacccgttcctgcatcagagcctgcacccgttcctgcatcagagcctgcacccgttcctgcatcagggcctgcatcactggccccagcgtctcctgcgtctctggctgcagcaactcccgccctagcctcacctcagtCATGCCAAGCGCccgcctcagctcagcccgcagccgctcaagcctcagctcagcccgcagccgctcaagcctcagctcagcccgcagccgctcaagcctcagctcagcccgcagccgctcaagcctcagctcagcccgcagccgctcaagcctcagctcagcccgcagccgctcaagcctcagctcagcccgcagccgctcaagccccagctcagcccgcagccgctcaagccccagctcagcccgcagccgctcaagccccagctcagcccgcagccgctcaagccccagctcagcccgcagcagctcaagccccagctccgcccgcagcagctcaagccccagctccgcccgcagcagctcaagccccagctcagctacgtcaggctcaagccccagctcagctacgtcaggctcaagccccagctcagctacgtcaggctcaagccccagctccagctcaagttCAGGCCTCGGCCCCGCCacgccaagctcaagctccatccttacgccagctagcggacacccctggccagtcacATCAGGCcttagttcctgttcctgtcggccatattgaggccgctcccgttcctgtcggccatattgaggccgctcccgttcctgtcggccatattgaggccgttctagccccagttcctgtcggctcctcagaggaggacgccgttctagttcctgtcggccaagtagaggtcgttctagtcccagttcctgtcggctcctcagaggaggacgccgttctagttcctgtcggccaagtagaggtcgttctagtcccagttcctgtcggctcctcggaggaggacgccgttctagttcctgtcggccaagtagaggtcgttctagtcccagttcctgtcggctcctcggaggaggacgccgttctagttcctgccactgtcggccccTCGGAGGTCGCAGCCCCctacgatccccaggagggggtcgtcccggccgcagcgtctgttgcagcccctgccgacctcccggaggaggtcggtccagctccgtctcctgccgacctcccggaggag gtggtcggtccgctcctggttcatgtgttttttgagccaatgtgtgcaggtgctgcccctggaggtccggtcccgggcacgctcgcctcagctcctggtggtccggccccggacacgctcgcctcagctcctggtggtccggccccggacacgctcgcctcagctcctggtggtccggccccggacacgctcgcctcagctcctggtggtccggccccggacacgctcgcctcagctcctggtggtccggccccggacacgctcgcctcagctcctggtggtccggccccggacacgctcgcctcagctcctggtggtccggccccggacacgttcgcctctgctcctggtggtccggtcccggacacgttcgcctctgctcctggtggtccggtcccggacacgttcgcctctgcgCCTGGAGGTCCGGTGccggccacgtctgtctccgctcctggaggcccggtgccggctacgtctgcatcggttcctggtggcccggctccggccccgtctccacgtctgtcttcgcctctggttcctgcctcgtctccacgtctgtcttcgcctctggttcctgcctcgtctccacgtctgtcttcgcctctggttcctgcctcgtctccacgtctgtcttcgcctctggttcctgcctcgtctccacgtctgtcttcgcctctggtcccagcctcgtctccacgtccgtcttcgcctctggtcccagcctcgtctccacgtctgcccctggtTCCGGCTTTGTCTCCACGCCTGTCTTCGTTgctgttcccggcttcccgccaGCTTTCGCCTCGCCTGcccgacggagggccaggtccttggcgaatcctgtggcagggatggcgctgcctcctgcgtcgtcggccacctcggctggccggttccggaggcgaccacctacctggaggtcgctgtttccggCTTCGACGATGGCGCGGGCTCTGGCActgccgaccgccgcgtcttctcagtcccctggagcacccccggtctggagagcaccggcgcatgcgtttggccactggaggcagCATGTTTCGACGCCGGCCTCCTAGAACTCTAGCCTTGTCTCCGGGCataagatgtgccgtctcggcctggcggctgcacggccgtgactctcctcgtcaccacccCCCTTGA